A region of Hydrogenimonas cancrithermarum DNA encodes the following proteins:
- the trpB gene encoding tryptophan synthase subunit beta, with protein MKHAYLKTQPDEKGYFGEYGGAFLPPQLVEEFERITEAYLKLRKSHEFLSELRRIRKHYQGRPTPVYHAKRLSDAIGGAQLYFKREDLNHTGAHKLNHCMAEALLAKSMGKTKLIAETGAGQHGVALATACAYFGLECEIHMGEVDIEKEHPNVVRMKILGAKVVPATHGLRTLKEAVDSAFEAYLGQLDTAMYAIGSVVGPHPFPLMVRDFQSVVGLEAREQFEEMTGELPDHVVACVGGGSNAMGIFSGFIDDPVELYAVEPLGKGTRLGDHAATLEYGKEGVLHGFKSILLQTEAGDPAPVHSIASGLDYPGVGPEHAYLHDIGRVHVRSATDEETVDAFYAISQYEGIIPALESSHAIAYAMKLAKDVPHDAILVNLSGRGDKDIDYVVDTFGVREWRPEA; from the coding sequence ATGAAGCATGCCTATCTTAAAACCCAGCCCGACGAAAAAGGTTATTTCGGCGAATATGGCGGTGCCTTTCTGCCGCCGCAGCTTGTCGAAGAGTTCGAACGCATTACCGAAGCCTATTTGAAACTGCGCAAATCGCATGAGTTTCTCTCCGAACTTCGCCGTATCCGGAAACATTATCAGGGACGTCCGACACCCGTCTACCATGCCAAGCGCCTCAGCGACGCGATCGGCGGGGCGCAGCTCTACTTCAAGCGTGAAGATCTGAACCATACCGGCGCGCACAAACTCAACCACTGCATGGCAGAAGCGCTGCTAGCGAAGAGCATGGGAAAAACCAAGCTCATTGCCGAAACCGGTGCGGGGCAGCATGGCGTGGCGCTGGCGACGGCGTGTGCCTATTTCGGACTCGAGTGCGAGATCCATATGGGAGAGGTCGACATCGAAAAAGAGCACCCGAATGTCGTACGGATGAAAATCCTTGGAGCCAAGGTCGTTCCGGCGACCCATGGATTGCGAACGCTGAAAGAGGCGGTCGATTCGGCGTTCGAAGCCTATCTCGGCCAGCTCGATACGGCGATGTACGCCATCGGTTCGGTGGTCGGACCGCATCCGTTTCCTCTGATGGTACGCGACTTTCAGAGTGTTGTCGGCCTCGAGGCGCGTGAGCAGTTCGAAGAGATGACGGGCGAGCTTCCCGACCATGTCGTCGCCTGTGTCGGCGGCGGCTCCAATGCGATGGGGATTTTCAGCGGTTTCATCGACGATCCGGTCGAACTCTACGCCGTCGAGCCACTGGGCAAAGGGACGCGCCTCGGCGACCATGCGGCGACGCTGGAGTATGGCAAAGAGGGTGTTCTTCACGGCTTCAAATCGATTCTTCTGCAGACCGAGGCGGGGGATCCGGCGCCGGTCCACTCGATCGCCAGCGGGCTGGACTATCCGGGGGTCGGCCCCGAACACGCCTACTTGCACGATATCGGCCGCGTCCATGTCCGTAGTGCGACGGACGAGGAGACGGTCGATGCTTTCTATGCGATCAGCCAGTACGAAGGGATCATTCCTGCACTGGAAAGTTCGCACGCGATCGCCTATGCGATGAAACTGGCCAAAGATGTGCCGCACGATGCGATTTTGGTCAATCTTTCGGGGCGGGGCGACAAAGATATCGACTATGTGGTGGATACGTTTGGCGTGAGGGAGTGGAGACCGGAGGCGTAG
- a CDS encoding c-type cytochrome has product MKQIVFAMTILYATLLSADIERGKKVYEANCAQCHSIRMTGGLGRDFNLVSYTRTKEEIVDYIESPDRQYRKFGYNANAMPTLPLTGDEMDDVADFIDSLQPFKKWMVKKGS; this is encoded by the coding sequence ATGAAACAGATCGTTTTTGCAATGACAATACTTTATGCCACACTTTTGTCCGCCGATATCGAACGGGGGAAAAAGGTGTATGAAGCCAATTGTGCACAGTGCCACAGTATTCGCATGACCGGCGGGCTCGGCAGGGATTTCAACCTCGTCTCCTATACACGCACAAAAGAGGAAATCGTGGATTATATCGAGAGTCCGGACCGACAGTACAGAAAATTCGGCTACAATGCCAACGCGATGCCGACACTGCCGCTGACTGGAGACGAAATGGACGATGTCGCGGACTTCATCGATTCGCTGCAGCCGTTTAAAAAGTGGATGGTGAAAAAGGGAAGTTGA
- the feoB gene encoding ferrous iron transport protein B, translating into MRIAFVGNPNTGKTALINAIAGSDLEVGNWPGVTVEKKEATFRYEGESVSLVDLPGAYTLSPYSLEEKITRNVLAYESPDGIVDVIETTNLRRNLYLTLELIDMQKPMVLALNMFDDFTRHGYTLDLKRLEEILGTYAVPTVASAGLGAKEVIARAVETIREGRRPRIQPLQEHIEKEVAFLMRKIEQAGVFPYPKRLFAIKLIENDAFAVELAQKACAEEILRFAEGARERLECHMNLPIRTIITRSRYEVIDRILEEVLTKPVVDRAVLSERIDAVVLHRFYSFPILFVILYLLFRITFDASAPLVEWTGDFFESYTVPHLHALLGVHLPPWFDSLLVDGVVNGVGLVLSFLPLLFFLYFFMALLEESGYMARVSFLLDRLARSLGIKGNAFIAMIMGFGCNVPAIYATRTMTSLRERIITVLTIPLMSCSARLPIYVLFTALFFEENRAEIIISLYILGVVIALLIAWVANRILPKSGEKPFFLELPAYHMPTFRAIWVLMWPRLKDFIVRAGTVIVAASIILWGVIHLPPDADIHDSYLAKGAKIVTPLFEPAGFGGHWEPVAALIPGTLAKEVVIGSLGTIYGVESVRREPPPRDLWEDTKRQAAALKDALIASVGSLFFLGGDSGEDMPAPGTLQARLKSQFDGPLAAYSYMVFVLLYIPCVSTIAAIKEEFGWKPALFEILFLPLLAYGASVLIYQVGSIFLT; encoded by the coding sequence GTGAGAATCGCATTCGTGGGCAATCCGAATACGGGAAAAACGGCCTTGATCAACGCTATCGCCGGAAGCGACCTGGAGGTCGGTAACTGGCCCGGCGTGACGGTCGAGAAAAAAGAGGCGACATTCCGATACGAAGGTGAATCCGTTTCGCTCGTCGATCTGCCGGGTGCCTACACGCTGAGCCCCTATTCCCTGGAAGAGAAGATCACCCGAAACGTGCTCGCGTACGAGTCGCCGGACGGGATTGTCGATGTCATCGAGACGACCAATCTTCGCAGAAACCTCTATCTCACGCTCGAACTGATCGATATGCAAAAACCGATGGTTCTCGCACTCAATATGTTCGACGACTTCACGCGGCATGGCTATACGCTCGATCTGAAACGGCTGGAGGAGATTTTGGGGACCTACGCCGTGCCCACCGTCGCCTCGGCCGGCCTGGGGGCCAAAGAGGTGATCGCACGGGCGGTCGAAACGATCAGAGAGGGGAGAAGGCCCCGGATTCAGCCTCTCCAGGAGCATATCGAAAAAGAGGTCGCGTTTTTGATGCGAAAAATCGAACAGGCCGGAGTGTTTCCCTATCCGAAACGGCTCTTCGCCATCAAACTGATCGAAAACGATGCCTTCGCCGTCGAATTGGCACAAAAAGCGTGTGCCGAAGAGATTCTCCGTTTCGCAGAAGGTGCGAGAGAACGGCTGGAGTGTCATATGAACCTTCCGATCAGAACGATCATCACCCGTTCCCGTTACGAAGTGATCGACAGAATCCTCGAAGAGGTTTTGACAAAGCCCGTGGTCGACAGGGCCGTACTCAGCGAACGTATCGACGCGGTGGTTCTGCACAGGTTCTATTCGTTCCCGATTCTCTTCGTGATCCTCTATCTTCTTTTCAGAATCACCTTCGATGCCAGTGCGCCGCTGGTGGAGTGGACGGGAGATTTTTTCGAGTCCTACACTGTGCCCCATCTGCACGCGCTTTTGGGTGTCCATCTGCCCCCCTGGTTCGATTCGCTGCTCGTCGACGGCGTCGTCAACGGCGTCGGGCTGGTACTCTCGTTTCTTCCGCTGCTCTTTTTTCTCTACTTTTTCATGGCGCTTCTGGAGGAGAGCGGCTACATGGCGCGTGTCAGTTTTCTTCTCGATCGGCTCGCTCGCTCGCTTGGGATCAAGGGCAATGCCTTCATCGCGATGATCATGGGATTCGGCTGCAACGTTCCAGCGATCTACGCCACCCGCACGATGACGAGTCTTAGGGAGCGTATCATTACCGTTTTGACGATTCCTCTGATGAGCTGCAGCGCGAGACTGCCGATCTATGTCCTCTTCACGGCACTCTTTTTCGAAGAGAACCGGGCGGAGATCATCATCTCCCTCTATATTCTCGGTGTCGTCATCGCACTTCTTATCGCCTGGGTCGCGAACCGGATACTGCCAAAAAGCGGAGAGAAGCCCTTCTTTCTGGAGCTTCCTGCCTACCATATGCCGACGTTCAGGGCGATTTGGGTATTGATGTGGCCGAGGTTGAAAGATTTCATCGTGCGTGCGGGGACCGTCATCGTCGCCGCGTCCATCATTTTGTGGGGCGTCATCCATCTTCCGCCGGATGCGGATATTCACGACTCCTATCTCGCCAAAGGGGCCAAAATCGTCACACCGCTTTTCGAGCCGGCAGGTTTCGGTGGGCACTGGGAGCCGGTGGCGGCACTGATTCCCGGAACGCTCGCCAAAGAGGTGGTAATCGGATCGCTGGGAACGATCTACGGGGTCGAGTCGGTCCGGAGGGAACCACCTCCTCGTGATCTGTGGGAAGATACGAAACGGCAGGCGGCGGCACTGAAAGATGCACTGATCGCATCGGTTGGAAGCCTCTTTTTTCTTGGCGGCGACAGTGGGGAGGATATGCCTGCACCCGGTACACTTCAGGCCCGGCTGAAAAGCCAGTTCGACGGGCCCTTGGCTGCCTATAGCTACATGGTCTTCGTTCTGCTCTACATTCCGTGCGTCTCGACCATCGCCGCGATCAAAGAGGAGTTCGGATGGAAACCGGCACTTTTCGAGATTCTTTTTCTACCGCTTCTAGCGTACGGTGCCAGCGTCTTGATCTACCAAGTTGGGAGCATCTTTTTGACTTGA
- a CDS encoding FeoA family protein, translated as MRLADLQPGQKAIVKAIGDLGELKDRLMELGLLCGETVQLLRRAPLGDPLELRFGNEKIALREEDARKIDVEPISRIHREEGKGSV; from the coding sequence ATGAGATTGGCGGATCTCCAACCCGGACAGAAGGCGATCGTCAAAGCGATCGGCGACCTTGGTGAACTAAAAGACCGGCTGATGGAGCTTGGGCTGCTCTGTGGCGAGACGGTGCAGCTTCTGCGCAGGGCACCGCTCGGCGACCCGCTGGAGTTGCGTTTCGGGAATGAAAAGATCGCTTTACGCGAAGAGGATGCCCGAAAGATCGATGTGGAACCGATTTCTCGGATACATAGAGAGGAAGGGAAGGGAAGCGTGTGA
- a CDS encoding glutathione synthetase, with protein sequence MKIGFVINDLLHEPLPSSTIQLALTATKMGHEVWLMGVGDFVYNCDEMVHAHARSVETGNYSDQKSYYGALCADDAIQKRITVDDLDILMLRNDPAQDIQSSWAQHAAIVFGRTALRHGVIVLNDPDGLSKAINKMYFQHFPKEVRVEKVIARNVSEIERFYEAHDRNIIIKPLMGSAGRNVFFVQPTDAANLHQMADAVFRDGYAIAEAFLPEALNGDVRLFLMNGAPLQSNGRYCAFRRIPAEKDIRSNIHAGGRAAAVEVTDEMLRIAEIVRPKLVQDGMFLVGLDIVGDKLLEINVFSPGGLHHAHLFKDVDFSQTVIEALEKKVLYMQYYRRNFDNIEMNTL encoded by the coding sequence ATGAAAATCGGATTTGTCATTAACGACCTTCTTCACGAGCCCTTGCCTAGCTCCACGATCCAGCTGGCATTGACGGCGACGAAGATGGGCCATGAAGTCTGGCTGATGGGTGTGGGTGATTTCGTCTACAACTGTGATGAGATGGTTCATGCCCATGCCAGAAGTGTCGAAACCGGAAACTATTCGGATCAGAAGAGTTATTACGGGGCGCTCTGTGCGGATGATGCAATACAGAAACGGATCACGGTAGATGATCTCGATATTTTGATGCTTCGCAACGATCCGGCCCAGGATATTCAATCCTCATGGGCCCAGCATGCGGCGATCGTCTTCGGACGCACTGCACTGCGGCATGGTGTGATCGTTCTCAACGATCCGGACGGGCTTTCAAAAGCGATCAACAAGATGTATTTTCAACATTTTCCGAAAGAGGTACGTGTCGAAAAGGTGATCGCAAGAAATGTGTCCGAGATCGAGCGTTTTTACGAAGCGCACGACCGCAACATCATTATCAAACCGCTGATGGGTTCGGCAGGGCGCAATGTCTTTTTCGTGCAACCTACCGATGCGGCCAACCTTCACCAGATGGCCGATGCCGTCTTTCGCGACGGGTATGCCATCGCCGAAGCGTTTCTGCCGGAAGCCCTCAACGGTGATGTACGCTTGTTTCTGATGAACGGGGCCCCTTTGCAGTCGAATGGACGCTATTGCGCTTTCAGGAGAATTCCCGCCGAAAAGGATATCCGGTCGAATATCCATGCCGGTGGGCGGGCGGCAGCGGTGGAGGTGACCGATGAAATGTTGAGGATCGCGGAGATCGTCCGTCCGAAACTTGTCCAGGACGGCATGTTTCTGGTGGGGCTCGACATCGTTGGCGACAAGCTACTCGAGATCAATGTATTCAGTCCCGGAGGGCTGCATCACGCCCATCTTTTCAAAGATGTGGATTTTAGCCAGACGGTCATAGAAGCGCTCGAAAAGAAGGTTCTCTATATGCAATACTACCGTCGAAATTTCGACAATATTGAAATGAACACACTGTAG
- a CDS encoding flavohemoglobin expression-modulating QEGLA motif protein, translating to MNGPAEIGQDFIESVTADLQANRAVRKKLPGGGRIHIDRQLPFLCVYRKPKEKADVGTERLVYGEASYLTVLGGENVTSLLEAVAETMSKIFGHFLIVELWTLPYEAFCDETKTKRSPAFRICSDQPEELLSTVETLRNWLKRVTLHRLRAHVQIARCESVAPAALPPLLEKDVLQRCNTYLLGLGVAPAYQDETGETLYPIELEGIRKGVAKALKNAFYRFSVALTGSCPTHYAMMGRRLVTKVVWDVDNALAEIDDAFDFLLQVTPVNTEEAWESFKAKGYTGTPHFLYRPRPFDIPQMKRALYDIPIGKIEDPTLMELFCQKREELDRKLTMLSDRDTPNFLYGSIPAYGKVESALLETAETMLEHLPHEQRNLEADAETDTVDAETFAEYANDEIAYYKTFYPSMRSSVQIREDIVSGAMVSGGDFFISKWAHFPKKRVEALLHHEIGTHILTYTNGLAQPFKQLHTGLSGYDEMQEGIAVLSEYLSGGISKARLRILAARVVAVHMLCEGSSFEETFRQLHERYRFGEKSAFTITTRVFRGGGLTKDAVYLRGLVGLFDYLHDGGALEPLFVGKIAAEHIPLIEELQWREILKKPPLWPRWLDEKSAKARLEEIRNKRLSILDLIEKGYI from the coding sequence ATGAACGGACCGGCGGAAATCGGTCAAGATTTCATCGAGAGTGTAACGGCGGATCTTCAGGCCAATCGGGCTGTCAGAAAAAAACTTCCCGGCGGCGGTCGAATTCATATCGACCGGCAGCTTCCATTTCTTTGCGTCTACCGAAAGCCGAAAGAGAAGGCGGATGTGGGTACCGAACGTCTCGTCTATGGCGAGGCTTCCTATCTGACGGTTTTGGGAGGCGAGAATGTCACCTCCTTGCTCGAAGCCGTTGCCGAAACCATGTCGAAAATCTTTGGACATTTTTTGATCGTCGAGCTCTGGACGCTGCCGTACGAAGCCTTTTGCGATGAAACAAAAACGAAGCGGTCACCGGCGTTCAGGATTTGTTCGGATCAGCCGGAGGAACTCCTTTCCACCGTCGAAACACTTCGGAACTGGCTGAAAAGGGTCACGCTTCACCGGCTTCGCGCCCATGTGCAGATTGCGCGTTGTGAAAGCGTCGCCCCCGCAGCGCTTCCTCCGCTTTTGGAAAAAGATGTATTGCAACGCTGCAATACCTATCTCCTCGGACTCGGCGTCGCACCCGCCTATCAGGACGAGACGGGCGAGACACTCTATCCTATCGAACTCGAAGGAATCCGAAAGGGGGTTGCGAAAGCGCTTAAAAACGCCTTTTACCGCTTTTCCGTGGCATTGACCGGTAGCTGTCCCACCCACTATGCAATGATGGGACGGCGGCTTGTCACGAAAGTCGTTTGGGATGTGGACAACGCCTTGGCCGAAATCGACGATGCGTTCGACTTTCTTCTGCAGGTCACCCCTGTCAATACGGAGGAGGCATGGGAGAGCTTCAAAGCGAAAGGATATACGGGAACGCCCCATTTCCTCTACCGGCCCAGGCCCTTCGACATTCCGCAGATGAAACGTGCGCTCTACGACATTCCCATCGGAAAGATCGAAGATCCGACACTGATGGAGCTTTTCTGCCAGAAGCGTGAAGAGCTCGATCGTAAATTGACGATGCTTTCAGACCGCGACACACCGAATTTTCTCTATGGAAGCATTCCCGCCTACGGAAAGGTCGAAAGCGCGCTGCTTGAAACAGCGGAAACGATGCTCGAACATCTTCCCCATGAACAGCGGAATCTCGAAGCCGATGCCGAAACAGATACCGTGGATGCCGAAACGTTTGCCGAGTATGCGAATGACGAGATCGCATACTACAAAACGTTCTATCCGTCGATGCGTTCTTCTGTGCAGATTCGTGAAGATATCGTCTCCGGTGCGATGGTCTCCGGTGGAGACTTCTTCATCTCCAAATGGGCACATTTTCCCAAAAAGAGAGTCGAAGCACTGCTTCATCACGAGATCGGCACCCATATCCTGACCTACACGAACGGCCTCGCTCAGCCTTTCAAACAGCTCCATACGGGGCTCAGCGGTTATGACGAGATGCAGGAGGGGATTGCCGTTCTCTCCGAATATCTCAGCGGAGGTATCAGCAAAGCGCGCCTAAGAATTCTGGCGGCACGGGTGGTCGCCGTGCATATGCTTTGTGAAGGAAGCTCTTTCGAGGAGACGTTTCGGCAGCTGCATGAACGCTACCGATTTGGCGAGAAGAGCGCCTTCACGATCACGACACGTGTCTTCAGAGGGGGCGGGCTGACGAAAGATGCGGTCTATCTGCGCGGGTTGGTCGGACTGTTCGACTATCTGCACGATGGCGGTGCGTTGGAGCCTCTGTTTGTCGGGAAGATCGCGGCCGAACACATCCCTCTGATCGAAGAGCTACAGTGGAGAGAGATTTTGAAAAAACCGCCGCTCTGGCCGCGCTGGCTTGACGAAAAGTCCGCAAAAGCGAGACTTGAAGAGATACGGAATAAGAGACTGAGTATTCTGGATTTGATCGAAAAAGGATACATATGA
- a CDS encoding N-formylglutamate amidohydrolase, with translation MDKPICDPESIARKFSMSRRQWTICRAEGPIVAAAIHDGHDLSEEVAAFIAIDEATRLREEDPCTYRMTSIADNRLTVSASRFLVDLNRPREKAVYLKPEDAWGLDVWKCLPNDKMIAHALGLYDLFYEELYEFLSELKERHGFFVVLDLHSYNHRRKGPDAPPEDPRMNPDINVGTATLSDRTLWEPLIETFMSDLQRFDYFGRTLDVRENVKFQGGYMAEWIHRNFKESGCVLSIEIKKIFMDEWSGHIDLLQVEKIHTLLKSAMPGIESSLKKMGVKL, from the coding sequence ATGGATAAGCCGATTTGCGATCCGGAGTCGATTGCCCGGAAATTTTCGATGAGCCGGCGGCAGTGGACGATATGCCGGGCAGAAGGCCCGATCGTCGCGGCCGCGATTCATGACGGGCACGATTTATCGGAAGAAGTCGCCGCATTTATCGCGATCGACGAAGCGACGCGGCTTCGTGAGGAGGATCCGTGTACCTATCGTATGACGTCGATCGCGGACAACCGCCTGACGGTTTCGGCTTCCCGTTTTCTTGTCGATCTGAACAGGCCCCGGGAGAAGGCGGTCTATCTGAAGCCCGAGGATGCATGGGGGCTCGATGTGTGGAAGTGCCTGCCGAACGACAAGATGATCGCGCATGCATTGGGGCTCTACGATCTCTTTTACGAAGAGCTTTACGAATTTTTGTCGGAGCTGAAAGAGAGACATGGATTTTTCGTCGTTCTGGATCTGCACAGCTACAACCATCGGCGGAAGGGGCCCGATGCCCCACCGGAAGATCCGCGGATGAATCCCGATATCAATGTCGGAACCGCAACGCTTTCAGACCGGACGCTCTGGGAACCGCTCATCGAAACGTTTATGAGCGATTTGCAGAGGTTCGACTATTTCGGCCGAACGCTGGATGTGCGTGAAAACGTCAAGTTCCAGGGAGGCTATATGGCCGAATGGATTCACCGCAATTTCAAAGAGTCGGGATGTGTACTTTCGATCGAAATCAAAAAAATTTTCATGGATGAGTGGAGCGGGCATATCGATCTTCTGCAGGTCGAAAAAATCCATACCCTTCTGAAGTCCGCCATGCCGGGTATCGAGTCCTCATTGAAAAAGATGGGGGTGAAGCTATGA
- a CDS encoding arsenate reductase ArsC, whose translation MKKKRSESMKRILILDMGNAARSIMAEALVNHHLKRSCNLHAESAGIVPKGSIDHETIQVLAEDGIETEHLWSKSLDDLKRSDFDLVVTVCDNLKEACPVLPGARKVIHIGFEDPDGKPFEAYERTIHQLKRLLLPRIEEELCEEE comes from the coding sequence ATGAAGAAAAAAAGAAGTGAATCGATGAAGAGAATTTTGATATTGGATATGGGCAATGCGGCCCGCTCCATTATGGCCGAGGCACTGGTCAACCACCATCTGAAACGTTCGTGTAACCTGCATGCCGAGAGTGCCGGTATCGTTCCGAAAGGGAGTATCGATCACGAAACGATACAGGTGTTGGCGGAAGACGGAATCGAAACCGAGCATTTGTGGTCGAAGAGTCTGGATGATTTGAAGCGTAGCGATTTCGACCTGGTGGTAACTGTATGCGACAACCTCAAAGAGGCGTGTCCAGTCTTACCAGGTGCGAGAAAGGTGATCCATATCGGTTTCGAGGATCCCGACGGAAAGCCTTTCGAAGCGTACGAGCGGACGATCCACCAACTCAAACGACTTCTTCTGCCTCGAATCGAGGAGGAACTTTGTGAGGAGGAGTGA
- a CDS encoding arsenic transporter, producing MLPAVSIFIVTLVLVIWQPRGLQIGTSAVAGAVVALLLGVVTVGDVVTVTSIVWDATLAFIGIILLSMVLDEIGFFEWAAVKMARLSRGSGHLMFVNILLLGALVAAFFANDGAALILTPILLAKMRYLQMDPKAIFAFLLAGGFIGDSASNPLVISNLTNIVTADYFGIGFWEYLKAMFLPNLLSIAASIVVLWLFFRKSIPTRVDIDTLPEASSVIKNQVMFKVSWWFLGLLLLGYFIGDLYHVPVSFFALGGALLFLWIAARFKATKPIMTIKTAPWQVVWFSIGLYVVVFGLKNAGLTDRIAEWLLLFKTYGHETYIIGTGFLSALLSSVMNNMPTIMVMDIAIEKTGDTFLAYANILGCNLGPKMTPIGSLATLLWLHVLAKKGVKIGWGDYMKVGLVVTPPVLLVALLGLI from the coding sequence ATGCTGCCGGCTGTTTCGATTTTTATCGTCACACTTGTACTTGTCATTTGGCAGCCCCGTGGCCTGCAGATCGGAACGAGTGCGGTAGCCGGTGCCGTCGTCGCACTTTTACTCGGTGTCGTTACGGTCGGCGATGTCGTCACGGTCACTTCCATCGTATGGGATGCGACGCTGGCATTCATCGGAATCATTCTGCTTTCGATGGTACTCGACGAGATCGGCTTTTTCGAATGGGCGGCGGTGAAGATGGCCAGACTCAGCCGCGGCAGTGGGCATCTGATGTTCGTCAACATCCTGCTACTGGGAGCATTGGTGGCTGCTTTTTTCGCGAACGACGGCGCGGCACTGATTCTCACGCCGATTCTGCTGGCGAAAATGCGGTATCTGCAGATGGACCCCAAAGCGATCTTCGCCTTTCTGCTGGCGGGTGGTTTCATTGGTGACAGTGCTTCCAATCCGCTCGTGATCTCCAACCTCACCAACATCGTCACAGCCGACTATTTCGGTATCGGTTTCTGGGAATATCTCAAAGCGATGTTTCTGCCCAACCTCTTGTCGATCGCAGCGTCGATCGTCGTGCTTTGGCTCTTTTTCAGGAAGTCGATTCCCACGCGTGTCGATATCGACACGCTTCCGGAAGCCTCGAGCGTCATCAAAAACCAGGTGATGTTCAAGGTGAGCTGGTGGTTTCTGGGGCTGCTTTTGCTAGGCTACTTCATCGGCGATCTCTATCATGTGCCGGTTTCGTTCTTCGCACTCGGCGGTGCACTCCTTTTCCTCTGGATCGCTGCGCGATTCAAAGCGACCAAACCGATCATGACGATCAAAACGGCGCCCTGGCAGGTCGTCTGGTTCAGCATCGGCCTCTATGTCGTCGTTTTCGGGCTTAAAAACGCGGGCCTGACCGATCGGATCGCCGAATGGCTGCTACTATTCAAAACGTACGGGCATGAAACCTATATAATCGGGACGGGCTTTTTGTCGGCGCTTTTGAGTTCCGTCATGAACAACATGCCGACGATCATGGTAATGGATATCGCGATCGAGAAGACGGGTGACACCTTTTTGGCCTACGCCAACATCCTTGGCTGCAACCTCGGACCCAAGATGACGCCGATCGGGTCGCTCGCGACGCTGCTTTGGCTGCATGTGCTGGCCAAAAAAGGTGTGAAGATAGGATGGGGCGACTATATGAAGGTCGGGCTTGTCGTGACGCCACCGGTACTCCTCGTAGCACTTTTGGGACTGATATGA
- a CDS encoding arsenate reductase ArsC, producing MMKKVLILCTGNSCRSIIGEALVNRYLGFKGVQACSAGSDPSGRVNPNAKKVLEEEGAWDDRYRSKTIDEAMKAGPFDLVVTVCDNAKESCPVFPGGVKTIHVGFEDPDGKPYDAFVETKNLIKQQLLPIIEKELNG from the coding sequence ATGATGAAAAAGGTGTTGATTTTGTGTACCGGCAACAGCTGCCGTTCGATCATCGGCGAAGCGCTGGTGAACCGATACCTCGGATTCAAAGGGGTTCAAGCCTGCAGTGCCGGGAGCGATCCCAGTGGACGGGTCAACCCGAACGCAAAAAAGGTGCTCGAAGAAGAGGGCGCGTGGGACGATCGTTACCGGTCCAAAACGATCGACGAGGCGATGAAAGCGGGGCCTTTCGACCTGGTCGTGACGGTATGCGACAACGCCAAAGAGAGTTGCCCGGTGTTTCCCGGGGGCGTCAAAACGATTCATGTCGGTTTCGAAGACCCCGACGGCAAACCCTACGATGCGTTTGTCGAAACGAAGAATCTGATCAAACAGCAACTATTGCCAATCATTGAAAAGGAATTAAACGGATGA
- a CDS encoding ArsR/SmtB family transcription factor — protein sequence MEDFLKSVGALYDETRVKLLKFIDMHGPLCVCDLEASFGMIQSRLSRHLKILKDAGFLKADRCGRWTYYAIRSPIDRFRQETLEEIRTLPIDLPELKKISGACS from the coding sequence ATAGAAGATTTTTTAAAGAGCGTCGGTGCACTCTATGACGAGACGCGCGTGAAACTCCTGAAGTTCATCGACATGCATGGGCCGTTGTGTGTCTGTGATCTCGAGGCGTCGTTCGGGATGATCCAGTCGCGACTGTCACGCCATTTGAAGATTCTCAAAGATGCCGGTTTCCTGAAAGCGGATCGGTGCGGGCGATGGACATACTATGCGATCCGATCGCCGATCGACAGGTTCAGGCAGGAGACACTCGAAGAGATTCGAACGTTGCCGATCGACCTTCCCGAATTGAAAAAAATTTCCGGAGCGTGTTCATGA